A window from Herbaspirillum sp. meg3 encodes these proteins:
- a CDS encoding IS110 family transposase: MLFCGIDLHSNNCFVVISDDDDRVLYSRRLPNNLDQICAALDPYRTNLFGVVVESTYNWYWLVDGLIDAGYPLHLANTTAIKQYDGLKHRGDESDARHLAHILRLGLLPEGHIMPQATRAVRDLARKRMQLVQQRTAHIVSIETCLAQQTGGRLSTNDVKQLTDAQVDAMSFGAAESMGLKANLAVMQALQTQIDAIEKALSTHCRGNPGYRLLKTVSGIGPILATVILLETGSIERFADVGNYASYCRCVGSVHVSNGKKKGEGNTKNGNRYLAWAYVEAANFAIRYCEPARKFYQRKKAKRNSIVAIKAVAHKLARACFHMLKTGEQFSIKRCFT; this comes from the coding sequence ATGTTATTTTGTGGCATAGACCTTCATTCAAACAACTGTTTCGTCGTCATCAGCGATGATGACGATCGGGTCCTGTATTCCAGGCGCCTGCCGAATAATTTGGATCAGATCTGCGCAGCGCTGGATCCGTATCGAACGAACTTGTTCGGTGTGGTCGTAGAGTCGACTTACAACTGGTATTGGCTTGTAGATGGACTGATTGACGCAGGCTACCCACTGCACCTGGCCAACACTACCGCAATCAAGCAATACGATGGTCTCAAGCATCGTGGCGATGAATCAGATGCCCGCCATCTTGCGCATATTCTCCGACTGGGATTGCTGCCTGAAGGTCATATCATGCCTCAGGCTACGCGTGCAGTTCGTGACCTGGCGCGCAAGCGTATGCAACTGGTTCAGCAGCGTACGGCGCATATCGTATCGATCGAAACCTGTTTGGCGCAGCAAACCGGAGGACGTCTCTCCACGAACGACGTGAAGCAGCTAACCGATGCACAGGTAGACGCTATGTCATTTGGCGCGGCGGAGTCGATGGGACTCAAAGCAAATCTGGCGGTGATGCAGGCACTACAAACGCAAATAGATGCTATCGAGAAAGCTTTATCGACACACTGCCGCGGTAATCCTGGATATCGGCTCCTCAAAACTGTCTCTGGTATCGGGCCTATCCTTGCCACAGTCATTCTGCTCGAAACCGGCAGCATCGAACGATTTGCCGATGTTGGTAACTATGCGTCTTATTGCCGCTGTGTGGGTAGCGTCCATGTCTCCAACGGCAAAAAGAAAGGCGAAGGCAACACGAAGAACGGAAATCGCTACCTGGCCTGGGCATACGTTGAAGCTGCCAACTTTGCGATTCGTTACTGTGAGCCGGCGCGCAAATTCTATCAACGCAAGAAAGCCAAACGCAACAGCATCGTCGCCATTAAGGCAGTAGCGCACAAGCTGGCGCGCGCCTGCTTCCACATGTTAAAGACGGGAGAGCAGTTCTCGATTAAGCGCTGCTTTACGTAA
- a CDS encoding cation diffusion facilitator family transporter: MISMEKNESTAADQRYEAGRKSTLVSIVVNLVLTTLQIIVGIFSGSQALVADGVHSLSDLVADFVVLFAARQSRSPADADHQYGHQRFETAASLALGGTLLAVGIGMLVSAFFKLQTLNAQTVHLTALWVALATLVSKEILFRYMLGIAERVRSSMLVANAWHARSDAVSSLVVALGIAGNLLGFPLLDPIAALIVGLMIVRTGAVFFWQALNDLMDRAVSEEESQAIRETLLATPGVFGVHDLRTRKMGDMTIVDVHLELDGNQTVTQGHAIAALARQRVMEQHHVLDVMTHVDPV; encoded by the coding sequence ATGATAAGTATGGAAAAAAACGAATCCACCGCAGCAGACCAACGCTACGAGGCCGGACGCAAAAGCACGCTGGTCAGCATTGTCGTCAATCTGGTGCTGACCACGCTGCAGATCATTGTCGGGATATTTTCCGGTTCGCAGGCGCTGGTTGCCGACGGGGTTCATTCGCTGTCCGATCTGGTGGCGGATTTTGTCGTCTTGTTTGCTGCACGGCAAAGCCGCAGCCCGGCCGACGCAGATCATCAATATGGTCATCAGCGTTTTGAAACAGCCGCATCGCTGGCATTGGGCGGCACCTTGCTGGCGGTGGGTATCGGCATGCTGGTGTCGGCTTTTTTCAAACTGCAGACGCTCAATGCCCAGACTGTGCATCTGACAGCGTTGTGGGTGGCGCTGGCGACATTGGTGAGCAAGGAGATTCTCTTTCGTTACATGCTCGGCATCGCCGAGCGGGTGCGATCCAGCATGCTGGTCGCCAATGCCTGGCATGCGCGTTCGGACGCGGTATCGTCGCTGGTGGTGGCGTTGGGGATTGCCGGCAACTTGCTCGGCTTTCCGCTGTTGGATCCGATTGCAGCGTTGATCGTCGGCCTGATGATCGTGCGCACCGGCGCCGTGTTTTTCTGGCAAGCCCTCAACGACTTAATGGACAGGGCGGTATCGGAAGAAGAGTCGCAGGCCATACGTGAAACGCTGCTGGCAACACCCGGTGTCTTCGGCGTGCACGACCTGCGCACACGCAAGATGGGTGACATGACGATCGTCGATGTGCATCTCGAACTCGACGGCAACCAGACAGTCACCCAAGGCCACGCCATCGCCGCACTGGCACGCCAGCGTGTGATGGAGCAGCATCATGTACTGGACGTTATGACGCACGTTGATCCGGTGTAG